The genomic segment ACTGATGCTGAAtatgtgagagctgtggatatgtgggaGCCTCTGTGAGCtatctgacagaaagtccttaatccaaagacatgtgaAATGAGGTAGACACGCCTGGGAAGAGATTGTGGAGCCCTGAtgatgctggacagaggtgttaggTGATGCCAGTATCTTTGTGAAAGAAGGAAGGTTCAAGTCTTTATGGAGCTTACTGTAATGAAACTGGGACATGAACCAATGACCTCAAGCAATGACTGAATGTCTGAGATACGAGGTCTCTTCAGAgagtccttgggtactgctggactgCCTTTGAATGAAATGGATAGTTATGTTGGGAGACTCAGACAAGAAGTATCAATTGGATATGTGGTTTATATCATTTTGCATGATtggtaggtgcctcagtgttgaggagtcTAGTGGCTTGAGAAAACAAAGGAGACAGTCACATTTgacttggctgcagcagatagatggttcatTTTGAGAGATgtggatggattggttgtctgcctgggtggttgccatccagaacccaaaatGGTTCTGtcctgtggtggatgcagtgagtcgtgtgcatgctcccagacatgatgACAGTTTTCAGCCTATTAATGATTTTGCATTTCTGAGTTGgcaggaccagagagtgtgtgccaattacaggggcatcacactactcagcttcactggtaaagtctactccagtgtACTGAAAAGGAGGGTTCAGTCGACAGTCGAACTTCTGATTGAAGAGgacaatgcaggttccatcctgatcgtggaacaaccaaccagctcttcactctcacaagaatcttggagggggcctgggagtatgcccatccagtctacatgtgttttgtgaacttgGAGAAGCTGTATGATCgtttaccccgggagatactgtaggAGGTGCTGcgagagtatggagtgagggggtcccttctcagggccatccaatctctgcactcacaaagcgagagctgtgtttggcagtaagtcagactcgtttctggtgggggttggcctccaccaagctgcgccttgtcaccaatcctgtttgtgatatttatggacaggatatcgaggcgtagttggtGGGAGGAGTGTTTCCAGTTTGgttggctcagggtctcatcgctgctttttgcagatgatgtggtcctgttggcttcattggcctgtgacctccaacactcactggatcggttcgcagccaaatgtgaagcggctgggatgaggatcagcacctctaaatctgaagccATGATTCTCagtaggaaaccgatggattgcctactctggatagggaatgcagtcttgccctaagtgaaggagttcaagtacctctgggtgttgttcacaagtgaggggacaatggagcgtgacatTGGCttgagaatcagtgcagcaggggtggtattgcattcgctctactgtactgttgtgacgaaaagggagctgagccaaaaggcgaagctctcgatctactggtcaatcttcattcctataggtcatgagggttgagtcatgaccgaaagaactagatcgcgggtacaggtggctgaaatgggcttccttaggagggtggctggtgtctcccttagagatagggtgagaaactcagagttgagccactgctcctttgcagtgaaaggagccagttgaggtggttcaggtatctagtgaggatgccccctgggtgcctcactagggaggtgttccaggcacatcctatgggaggagaccctggggaagactcaggactaggtggagcgattatatcgccacactggcctgggactgCCTTGGGATTCCCCAGACAAATGTGGCCCATGAaaaggaagtttggggtcccctgctggagcttttgcccccatgacctgatcctggacaagcggttgaaaatgagtgagtgatgagttagCAGGAGTGTGCATGCTCTGTGACATGAGATTATCCAGAACTGTCTTCTTTGCACCAACTTGAAGGTTTGCTGAGCTGGAACTGAAGTGTATCATTCTGATTAGCAAAGTCAAACTCTTTACCTGTTCAAAATTTACATCAATGTCATCCCTTCCAGTAAAACCTCCACCAATGTCCAAGAGACTCATCTGGAAGCCCACTGAATTCTGTAAGAGACCAATCATCACAACAAGAGATTTTATTGAGAAAAGGTTGAAAATTAACCAGAGGATATACTCTAAAATATGCAAATGTAAATTTTGTAATGAAGAACTTACtgccatgtcaaagacacatcgtGCATCTGCTATGGCTTTCTTGTAAATCATGCGATCAGTGCATACGCAGCCTGCATGGAAACTGACCCCAATGACCTCTAAGCCCAGCTCTCGAGCGCGCTCCAGCAGTTTGCCAACTGTTGACATTTTGGCCCCAAACTTTGAGCTGAGTCTCGACAGCGATTTGGAGTCATCAACAGCAATTCGTAGCACCAATCTGGCACACCAATCAAAACAGGCAtgttataaaaaaacaaaaacaaaaacaaagcaaacaaacaaaaacaccaacaCACTTTATTGACTTACTTTGCTGTGGCATAAATTTGAGAAATTTTTAAGAGTTCCTCCTCACTGTCAAATGTCATCTTCTCAACTCCACAAGTTTTGGCATATTTGATGTGGAACTGTGGCTTTATTGTATGCGCATAGATGATGTCATCAGGTGTCCCTCCAAGGGACAAGACCAGCTGTATCTCATTCTgtattcaaacaaaaaaaaagtgtttgaatTCATTAAGTAGTGTCGACATACTCCAAAAGGTAGAGCACAGAGGGGACCAGACACTTGAAGAAAGACAATGACTGAGATAAATATATTCTTACCTTAGTGGAACAATCAAACCCTGTACCAAGACCACTCAGCATCCTGATAATGGTCGGGTTGGGGTTGCACTTCACAGCATAGAAAGGTCTGACCCGAGGCATGTTGTGAAGCCAGCGGTGGTGATTCCCCAATACAGTGTCAAGATTCCCCACAAGGAAGGGTACTTCTATCCCCTAGAGTAAATTTCATAAATATAGACATCAGGGTGTATGTCCATTTAGTGCCGTTTGTTTAATCCCAATGGTATGACAGTCTATAATCATTCTCTACTTGCTTACTAAGCCTGGGAAATATTTGTACATTTCCTGGATGTTCAACTTTTTCATCTACACCTCAAAGAAAGTCTCATAATCGAGTGACATTGAACAGAAATGGAGAAGTTACAAATACCACCACGGTGAACGTGATACCAACCTCTGACTTGATCTCTGTTATTTTTCTGTCTATGAAATCAGAGATGGTTGCTCCGTTGTCTAAGACATGCAAGTCCCATTTGTCTTGGAAAGAAACAGACATGGCTAATGATTTGTAGGTTCTGATGTCACTGGAAGAGAtaaagagtgacatgtttagacAAAAGAAGCATAATAATGACAGATATATTTAGTAAGACACAATAACCACAGTCGGGAAGTTGGATACAGGAGGAGTCGGCCGGTGTGAACTTGGCCCCAAGTGTGAACTGGGCCTGGGTCTAACCCTACttctacccctaaccctaactatGGAAGAATTCTTAACTAGGGCTTCATCCCAGGGTCGAGTTTCCTTGTTGCCAGGAAGACTACTGATAAGGGACATTGAAGATATTTTGATACTTATCCTTAGAATTTACATTATTATGGTGCAACACTGTTGTCTTTATCAAGATCGGGGTCGAAGCCCAGTGGTTAAGTGCACTGGTTTGCAGTGTgtgttcatgtaatgtggagttgtatcagaaGGATACAACTCCACAacgctgatctgctgtggcgatcccaatTAGAAACAAAGGAGAAGTTgaaggggcttattttctgttatccttattaaccctttacctactgaggctataaatggatgattggttataattttttattatagcaataaaattaagaaataatgttctatgtttgtgtgctttggtacccttttccaagagtacctgaatttcaatgatattacacctgattaactatttgtacacattatttgtaagttttagcatttaaaatgagaaaaaacacaaaaacgaacttgatttttttttcagttttttagtgaaaaattattgttatcaaatcaaatcaattttatttatatagcgccaaatcacaacaaacagttgccccaaggcgctttatattgtaaggcaaagccatacaataattacggaaaaaccccaaaacgacccactgtgtgcaagcacttggcgacagtgggaaggaaaaactcccttttaacaggaagaaacctccagcagaaccaggctcagcgaggggcagtcttctgctgggactggatggggctgagggagagaaccaggaaaaagacatgctgtggaagagagcagagatcaatcactaatgattaaatgcagagtggtgcatacagagcaaaaagagaaagaaacactcagtgcatcatgggaaccccccagcagtctaagtctaaagcagcataactaagggatggttcagggtcacctgatccagccctaactataagctttagcaaaaaggaaagttttaagcctaatcttaaaagtagagagggtgtctgtctccctgatccgaattgggagctggttccacaggagaggagactgaaagttgaaggctctgcctccaattctactcttaaaaaccctaggaactacaagtaagcctgcagtctgagagcgaagcgctctattggggtgatatggtactatgaggtccctaagataagatgggacctgatgattcaaaaccttataagtaagaagaagaattttaaattctattctagaattaacaggaagccaatgaagagaggccaatatgggtgaaatatgctctctccttctagtccctgtcagtactctagctgcagcattttgaattcactgaaggcttttcagggaactgttaggacaacctgataataatgaattacaatagtccagcctagaggaaataagtgcatgaattagtttttcagcatcactctgagacaagacctttctaattttagagatattgcgcaaatgcaaaaaagcagtcctacatatttgtttaatatgtgcattgaatgacatatcctgatcaaaaatgactccaagatttctcacagtattactagttaTGTAAACGAAGTTTggttttcacatttttaacaggaagctgtaagtgtttacaatcaaaataattcattttgtgtgtctagaactcagaaacagtgcagaaacagtgcaaaagtaaacattttgcaaggcgaaaatatgcaaaaagtaaccaattttaaagtgcagaaccaaacaatatgaataacaacaaagtgcaaaactatatataaatatatcaattattatctgtattattaaaatgtgtaataaatcactcattgatcactcattttgtgtaaaattatacaatatgaataaaacaataaagtgtcaaactatatacaaatatataaccaagaatcaaaattagatctaaactacatcagtccattgtcagtgtggtattgtttgtaacagtttctgtctggctgaagacagaggccaattttacaaagtttgcacatccagcaggttgacctcttgcacacCTTGCAAGAATGCCGctcctttgtggatcgctggcaaggtgggtttctgcttgttggcaccaggcagtggcttgtggctgatggagccatcacacccacacaaacacgcacacacaccttcacaaatgacactaacaccctgccttttcctcaaaaattactacatctatgtttgctgtctgtctctgtacttttctgtcacttttgcgctctttttcatactctttccacgtttcaaaagtcaccgaacgcactttaccataatatatgcaacatatagcatactgttggaaagcacgggttcttggcttgctgtcagtgttgaaatttttcagattgagggcttacatgagaacttatggtaatgagaatcagcggcgcactagtgtgaaacttccgtgtttttcctctgcgttatgatgtcacaggcttacgtttaccgtaatacagcatatatcattggaaagcccttggtgttagcttaacaatgcactttgaatcattcggattggacaaactatggcggagttacgttaaaaaaaaaaaacacggatatAGAAAATATGGCGTgagcgccatcgccgtagataaagggttaatatACTTGGAGTAATGTACCTTTTGAGTTGCCATAGTTGCATTATATTATGTGTTATGCTGTATTTTTGTGTTTAATAAGTGAAAATCTTTGTGTCAGTCCTTGTCATATGTAACCACCTACTTTTAGGGAATTATAGTTgtgttcaaaagtttacatacccctgcagaatttttgttttttggccattgttcagagaatatgaatgataacacatttTCCCCCACTCATGCTTAGtgcttgggtgaagccatttactgtcaaacaactgtgtttagtcttttgaaatcataatgataACAGAAACTACTCAAATGGCCCTGATCATTACCCCTGTTATTACATCCTTCATCTGTTCCCTAATTAGTTGCCAGTTGATTCACTTTAGTTCCTGCTTTTGTTTGTGAGTATCCTGAGATTACCTGTTACCTTTGCGTGCTTTCCTGTTAGTTCTAGTGTTCTGATTAATTCCGAGTTACTCCAGGTTCAGGTTCCTTAACACAATTttcattaattttaattttaattttggaCAGTTTTTCCCTATTTTTGTCACTGGTTTGGATTGTTTGCCACTATTCACTCAGTACTTTGCATCACCACTAACATCAGACTGCTGGAAAAACACACTCATTTGTTTGCCAATACGTATCACAAAACAACAGCAAGTGTGACACCAGAGGGATTGCTGTTTCAGTCTATCATTGAAAGTGAAGTGAAGGGCTGTGCAggatatatataaattatatatattaaaattaattatttaaaatcatacaatgtgattttttttaaagatactgtctctcacagttgaagtgtacaatTTTTGTAGGTGGTAAACTTGCAATATCAACAGTGGACCCAGTGCATCCAGTCGGCCGCGCGTGTTCTGcccaacacgcatgtcttgtggacggcgcgccacaACACAGAcatgtgtcatgtggaacagagccgatgtgggtgacatgacggtcagattgcccactgcatgttctgatctgacggtctgtttcaacctcgGGGGCTGCCAGTGTCCGCTCCTTGCatgtgctcgcttgctgcagcttgtcacaaccacagcgatatatgtatttatttatgtccacgtaaatacagcaatcagacacacgcacctcacagttggtagtccatgtctgtccaaacacagtaggtgttgtgtagctggaatgtccagaatgacagatcaccgcaggtgcttctgtcggaagtcacgcctcccgtgagtggagcgcacacacccccatgtcagtgtgtgtttgcaaaatcAGACTCATAGGGAACTGAGACAGAGAATGTGGTTTTGAAGTTgatggaaccatttatggaccagagaaggactgtaactatggacaatttctaaggttgaatttgtttagcctcaaaatattcagcctcaaaacttcatcctaaaaaaaaaattcaacctcaaaaaatagaaaagcagagacaaccgatccctgtctcaatcattcaACGTTCAACCAATCACGTTTTGCTCCACTGGTCATGTGGCACCAAGACCAAATCGAAAGAAGAAGACGACGACGTGATACATTGCTGaacattggatgattgagacagggccTGATtttttctccctgcttttctattgttttgaggttgaatttttaggTTAaactttttgaggctgaatattgtgATGctgaacaaattcaaccttagaaattaaatttcaaactctgatggcacagaattACTTCAATACgattccctgcttttctattttttaaggttgaatttgtttaggctGACGTTTTTGATGCTGAATAttgtgatgctaaacaaattcaaccttagaaattcaacttcaaactggttttgatgctaaaaaaattcaaccttaaaaattcaaattcaaactctgatggcacagatttacttccacagAGATGGCCCATACTGGCGCCCACAGTATGTTGGGCTGATGAGACTTCATGCAAACAGGCAGTTTGGTTTTTGTCATTACAGGTAGCAACCTCTGCGGGTGTGGCTGCAGGGCCGAGTGTTACCATGGAAACTTCTCACATATTGAGAGGaattaacatgttttgcaaagaggAGGGGGCAAGCAGCAGAACTGGAAATGTCTGTGTAAGCAATCAGGACACACCCAAAACGAATCCGGGACATTTGGCCAACGGATATTTGGCCAAGGAGTACATAGACAGGTCCATGCCAGGTAAAATCGGCCATTTTTTCCAGTCAAGGTTTTCTCAGTGGATTCTAGTAGTTTCAGACATGCTGTTTAAAATAAGACCTGGGGCCATCTTGAATTTTGCCTCAAATTCAATATGGCCGCCAAAATTCCAATATGGCCACCAAAGTACCTAAAATCTTATCCTTATCAAGTGAAAAGCAGAtatttttttcactaatctatcATGATAATAGCTGGTGAACATAATCCAGTTGGATTGATGTCACAGCAGTACATTATTGCTGTTTAAATCCAATATGGCCGACGGGGCCAACCACGTTTCCGGAAAATAGCTGTATCTCCTGGTCTGTTCAAGATATGGCTGTGAATTTGGTGTCTATACCTAGGTTTTCAGGTGTGAGGTGTTATGTGTTGGggggtggctggatgtttttgtgttgttttcttttctttgctctccaggtggtatgcaaactggtttttgtctgtggagaaggtgctggcagaagaatccttcaccctcatcaacattattggctgcacttgtgaaggatgttcatgtgcaggcctaatgactcgctgcacctgtggatgatgctcacgtgcagacttaaagactttcagctgaagcagataatgagatggtgttctgcatttaagccttgaa from the Thalassophryne amazonica chromosome 16, fThaAma1.1, whole genome shotgun sequence genome contains:
- the LOC117528714 gene encoding ornithine decarboxylase 1-like encodes the protein MPRVRPFYAVKCNPNPTIIRMLSGLGTGFDCSTKNEIQLVLSLGGTPDDIIYAHTIKPQFHIKYAKTCGVEKMTFDSEEELLKISQIYATAKLVLRIAVDDSKSLSRLSSKFGAKMSTVGKLLERARELGLEVIGVSFHAGCVCTDRMIYKKAIADARCVFDMANSVGFQMSLLDIGGGFTGRDDIDVNFEQVSEFINAALDEYFPSDSGVQIIAEPGRYYVDTTFTLAVTITGRKVVTDEESGDAKPEQQMVYFINDGIHGTGSYLIFDPACGKHSPYPHRSLQRNGQTYKSVIWGPTCSGFDKLFDNCWLPEVQVGDWLLVDNMGAYTISLATEFNGFEKADVCTVVTTKTWQTLKLMFTAAA